Proteins found in one Gloeocapsa sp. PCC 73106 genomic segment:
- a CDS encoding NAD(P)H-quinone oxidoreductase subunit J, with product MTDNSAELVPSGKIAGWLQENGWEYEALASDHLGVELVKIEPELLLPIAKALYDLGFNYLQCQGAYDLGPGKELVSFYHLLKLDDNASNPEEIRLKVFLPRDNPRVSSVYWIWKAADWQERESYDMYGIIYEGHPNLKRLLMPEDWVGWPLRKDYISPDFYELQDAY from the coding sequence GTGACGGACAATAGCGCCGAATTAGTTCCCAGTGGTAAAATTGCCGGCTGGCTACAAGAAAATGGCTGGGAATACGAAGCTTTAGCCTCAGATCATCTAGGTGTCGAACTGGTCAAAATTGAACCGGAATTACTATTACCTATTGCTAAAGCACTCTATGATCTAGGCTTTAATTATTTGCAATGTCAAGGTGCTTATGATCTAGGCCCGGGAAAAGAATTGGTCAGTTTCTATCATTTGTTGAAACTCGATGATAATGCATCTAATCCTGAAGAAATAAGACTCAAAGTTTTTTTACCTCGAGATAACCCCAGAGTTTCCTCGGTTTACTGGATCTGGAAAGCCGCTGATTGGCAAGAAAGAGAAAGCTACGATATGTACGGTATTATTTATGAAGGACACCCTAATCTCAAAAGATTGTTAATGCCAGAAGATTGGGTAGGTTGGCCCTTGCGGAAGGATTATATTTCTCCTGATTTCTACGAATTGCAGGACGCCTATTAA
- the pgm gene encoding phosphoglucomutase (alpha-D-glucose-1,6-bisphosphate-dependent) — translation MAIAKGDTNISPLAGLPAPADIIIDVSQLQQQYYSLKPDPQDPLQKVSFGTSGHRGSAAKATFNEAHILAMSQAVVEYRRSQGIDGPLFMGMDSHALSAPAQRTALEVLAANGIEVYLAKEEGNTQYTPTPVVSHAILAYNKNRKQGLADGLIITPSHNPPTDGGFKYNPPSGGPAGTEITKVIQDRANELLSNDNREVKRMSYEQALKASTTHYFDFVTPYVNDLENIIDMEVIRSSGVKIGIDPLGSSNVGYWQPVIARYGINATVVNPKVDLTFSFMTVDWDGKIRMDCSSPYAMANLVKLKDQYDVAFGNDTDSDRHGIVTPSLGLMNPNHFLAVSIWYLFSQRTNWSFSSAIGKTVVSSSLIDRVAKDIGRLLYEVPVGFKWFVDGLLDGSLGFGGEESAGASFLRKDGTVWTTDKDGIIMGLLAAEITARTGKDPGLHYQDLTAKLGKSYYTRIDSPATPAEKAGLSKLSPEQVKATTLAGDTITAKLTNADGNNASIGGLKVSTNDGWFAARPSGTENVYKVYAESFKSEEHLELILEEAQQIVTNAIA, via the coding sequence ATGGCGATCGCAAAAGGAGACACAAATATAAGTCCCTTGGCTGGGTTACCAGCTCCCGCTGACATCATTATTGACGTTAGCCAATTGCAGCAACAGTACTATAGTCTCAAGCCAGATCCCCAAGATCCCTTACAAAAAGTAAGCTTTGGTACATCTGGTCATCGCGGCTCGGCGGCAAAAGCGACATTTAATGAAGCTCATATTCTAGCTATGTCTCAAGCGGTAGTAGAATACCGTCGTAGTCAAGGTATCGACGGACCTCTGTTCATGGGAATGGATAGTCACGCTCTATCAGCACCCGCCCAAAGAACAGCCCTAGAAGTATTAGCAGCCAATGGAATAGAAGTCTACTTAGCCAAAGAAGAAGGAAACACCCAATACACCCCGACACCAGTAGTATCTCACGCCATTCTTGCCTATAACAAAAATAGAAAACAAGGACTAGCTGACGGACTAATTATTACCCCATCCCATAACCCACCCACAGACGGTGGGTTTAAATATAATCCCCCTTCAGGAGGACCCGCGGGGACAGAAATCACCAAAGTAATCCAAGATAGAGCAAACGAGTTACTCAGTAACGATAACCGAGAAGTAAAGCGCATGAGCTATGAACAAGCTCTCAAAGCTAGTACTACTCATTATTTTGATTTTGTCACTCCCTACGTCAACGATTTAGAAAACATCATCGACATGGAAGTGATTCGCAGCTCTGGGGTCAAGATTGGTATCGATCCTCTAGGTAGTTCTAACGTAGGTTACTGGCAACCGGTAATCGCCCGCTACGGAATCAACGCTACCGTGGTTAACCCCAAAGTCGACCTAACTTTTAGCTTTATGACGGTAGATTGGGACGGCAAAATCCGGATGGATTGTTCTTCTCCTTACGCCATGGCTAACCTGGTAAAACTTAAAGACCAGTATGATGTAGCTTTTGGCAACGATACAGACTCCGATCGCCATGGTATAGTTACCCCGAGTCTGGGACTAATGAATCCCAATCACTTCCTCGCCGTATCGATTTGGTATCTATTTTCCCAACGCACCAATTGGTCATTTAGCAGTGCGATCGGCAAAACCGTAGTTAGTAGCAGTCTGATTGACCGAGTAGCTAAAGACATCGGCAGACTATTATACGAAGTCCCCGTAGGCTTTAAATGGTTCGTAGACGGTTTACTCGACGGTTCCCTAGGATTTGGCGGTGAAGAAAGCGCTGGAGCTTCTTTTTTGCGCAAAGATGGCACAGTTTGGACCACCGATAAAGATGGTATCATCATGGGCTTACTAGCGGCAGAAATTACAGCTCGCACCGGCAAAGATCCTGGACTACATTACCAAGATTTAACCGCTAAATTAGGTAAATCTTACTACACCAGAATCGACTCTCCTGCTACTCCCGCAGAAAAAGCCGGGTTAAGTAAACTATCTCCAGAACAAGTTAAAGCCACAACCCTAGCAGGGGACACCATTACCGCTAAACTAACCAACGCTGATGGTAATAACGCGTCCATTGGGGGCTTAAAAGTGAGTACCAATGATGGTTGGTTCGCCGCTCGTCCCTCAGGTACAGAAAACGTTTATAAAGTCTACGCCGAAAGTTTCAAAAGTGAAGAACATCTAGAACTGATTCTAGAAGAAGCTCAACAAATCGTAACCAACGCGATCGCCTAA
- the eno gene encoding phosphopyruvate hydratase translates to MYIEDIITHEVLDSRGNPTVEAVITLEDGTTGSAIVPSGASTGEKEAVELRDGDPKRYQGKGVLQAVENANTKLVPALIGMDITEQRAIDQVMLEIDGTDNKANIGANGMLAISLAAAKTAAKYLDQPLYRYMGGTNASLLPVPCLNVINGGAHADNTVDFQEFMIAPHNAPSFAESIRMGIETFHVLKSLLKKKGLSTGIGDEGGFAPNLKSNVEAIELILEAITVAGYKPGDDISLCLDPAVSEMSKEDSQKYVFFKSDKSVKTSEEMVELWKSWIEQYPIVSLEDGMGENDWEGWKMLTDAIGDKVELVGDDLFCTNPTILADGIKAGIANSILIKVNQIGTLTETLDTMELAKRNSYKCFVSHRSGETEDTTIADLVVATSAGKIKTGSGCRGERIAKFNQLLRIERELGNSARFAGISAFKSKL, encoded by the coding sequence ATGTACATCGAAGATATCATCACTCACGAAGTCTTAGACTCTCGCGGTAACCCCACCGTAGAAGCCGTTATCACTCTAGAAGATGGAACCACAGGGAGTGCTATAGTGCCTTCGGGAGCATCTACCGGAGAAAAAGAAGCGGTAGAACTCAGAGATGGAGACCCTAAACGTTACCAAGGTAAAGGCGTTCTCCAAGCGGTCGAAAACGCTAATACTAAACTCGTCCCCGCTTTGATTGGGATGGATATTACCGAGCAAAGAGCGATCGACCAAGTTATGTTGGAAATCGATGGCACAGATAATAAAGCTAATATTGGTGCTAATGGGATGTTGGCTATCTCCCTAGCGGCTGCTAAAACCGCAGCTAAGTACTTAGATCAGCCCTTATATCGCTATATGGGTGGTACCAACGCCTCACTATTACCAGTTCCCTGTTTGAATGTGATCAATGGTGGAGCCCACGCCGATAATACCGTTGATTTCCAAGAGTTTATGATCGCTCCCCACAACGCTCCTAGCTTCGCTGAATCGATTCGTATGGGGATAGAAACCTTTCATGTACTTAAATCTCTCCTCAAGAAAAAAGGACTCAGCACCGGGATTGGAGATGAAGGCGGTTTTGCACCCAATTTGAAATCCAACGTAGAAGCGATCGAGTTGATTTTAGAAGCGATTACCGTCGCAGGTTATAAACCAGGGGATGATATCTCTCTGTGTTTAGATCCAGCTGTATCTGAAATGTCCAAAGAAGACAGTCAAAAATACGTTTTCTTCAAATCCGATAAATCGGTGAAAACCTCAGAAGAAATGGTGGAACTCTGGAAAAGTTGGATCGAACAATACCCCATCGTTTCTTTAGAAGACGGTATGGGCGAAAACGACTGGGAAGGTTGGAAAATGCTCACCGACGCCATTGGTGACAAAGTAGAACTAGTGGGAGATGATTTATTCTGTACTAACCCCACAATACTCGCCGACGGTATTAAAGCAGGAATCGCTAATTCCATCCTGATTAAAGTGAACCAAATCGGTACTCTTACAGAAACCCTAGACACCATGGAATTGGCAAAAAGAAACAGTTACAAGTGCTTCGTTTCCCATCGCTCTGGAGAGACAGAAGATACAACTATTGCCGACTTAGTAGTAGCTACCAGCGCGGGTAAAATCAAAACTGGTTCAGGTTGTCGCGGAGAACGCATCGCCAAATTCAACCAATTACTGCGCATCGAACGAGAATTAGGAAATTCAGCTCGTTTTGCCGGTATTTCTGCTTTTAAATCGAAACTCTAG